In the Henningerozyma blattae CBS 6284 chromosome 8, complete genome genome, one interval contains:
- the PUF3 gene encoding mRNA-binding protein PUF3 (similar to Saccharomyces cerevisiae PUF3 (YLL013C); ancestral locus Anc_5.196), producing MEQMEEHSRFSSWLTLKGIVFFCWHPRVGACFVGLGECQLSSKLETHLLHLRVTCANGCLVSRLFPACFPPASHPLPQTPLTCSLTRPPAAPSKTIKFKKKRSSATRCLSDIETPPHPNNRPRQHQAASRFATPPSSHTACTSHLTRSPHTPCLPPPPSPPPSDNAFPSRAASPAEALLGSSSQHVPAAQPSSGLDHELASIVSSLNSLAAPQPAPGRPCHVTRSLNFPLHPAQPPIVQLAPQPVYAGSNGNGNGNGNVSANANAMTSGTAASTLAVPNASANPHATASSVASTIPQRALTPVSAVTAPNINYFSSTALPQNAQPANGFFESLGQSLVDGTRELEKSNNQQPYVYHSPTSPWNEKIPANMNLSTSPTAMPGVMPGALPNGNPNAFPNPYVFFESMYKGGSNNTNNDSPSNYKKDRKKNNSAILNQLPNAASANVNVNANSNATATATATATATAHAKKYLQINPYLELPPDMEKPIAKKKDSSSKNKQSLNPNTNANATVSSSSSSAPSQTRSQLLEEFRNSGNNNNSYTLTSILGHTLEFCKDQHGSRFIQHQLSIASPSEREVIFNELRDHILELTNDVFGNYVIQKFFEFGSDKQKEILLSFFKNKILKLSTQMYACRVIQKALEFINLNQRIALVMELSNNILQMIKDQNGNHVIQKSIETIPIKFLPFILNSLIGQIYHLSTHAYGCRVIQRLLKFGTVADQSIILDELQNFILYLIQDQYGNYVIQHILETNPMSKDSSKDADADADASSSSKEISPATDMATVSDLCPKMIQTKQEIIEIVSNNIVEFSKHKFASNVVEKAIVYGNEPQRKLLMSKILPKNESEASNLQDNSPMTLMLRDQFANYVVQKLVIVSKGNDKKLIVISIRSYLDKLNKSNSLGNRHLASVEKLASLVESVEI from the coding sequence ATGGAGCAGATGGAGGAACATTCTCGGTTTAGTTCTTGGCTTACTTTAAAAggtattgtttttttttgttggCATCCACGCGTCGGTGCGTGTTTTGTAGGGCTTGGCGAGTGCCAGCTGAGCTCAAAACTCGAAACTCACTTGCTCCACTTGCGAGTCACATGTGCTAACGGATGTCTTGTTTCCCGCTTGTTTCCCGCTTGTTTCCCGCCCGCTTCCCATCCGCTCCCCCAAACGCCCCTCACGTGCTCGCTTACCCGGCCACCCGCAGCCCCGTCAAAAAccataaaatttaaaaagaaaagatcCAGCGCCACGCGATGCCTGTCTGATATAGAGACGCCACCGCATCCAAACAACCGCCCACGCCAGCACCAAGCAGCCAGCAGATTCGCCACCCCCCCCAGCTCGCACACTGCCTGCACATCCCACCTTACTCGCTCACCACACACGCCCTGTCTGCCACCCCCCCCATCGCCTCCTCCCTCCGACAACGCCTTCCCGTCGCGCGCTGCCAGCCCAGCAGAAGCCCTGCTGGGCTCGTCGTCGCAGCACGTGCCAGCCGCCCAGCCCTCGTCCGGGCTGGACCACGAGCTGGCCTCCATCGTCTCGTCACTGAACTCGCTGGCTGCGCCCCAGCCGGCGCCAGGCCGCCCATGCCACGTGACGCGGTCGCTGAACTTTCCATTGCATCCGGCACAGCCGCCGATTGTGCAGCTTGCACCTCAGCCTGTGTATGCAGGGTCGAATGGTAATGGTAATGGTAATGGTAATGTTAGTGCAAACGCCAACGCTATGACATCTGGCACAGCAGCCTCCACCTTGGCTGTCCCCAATGCAAGTGCAAACCCTCATGCCACTGCCTCCTCGGTAGCCAGCACCATCCCTCAACGTGCCTTGACTCCAGTATCAGCCGTCACGGCTCCCAATATCAACTACTTCTCATCCACGGCCTTGCCACAAAACGCTCAGCCGGCTAATGGCTTTTTTGAAAGTCTGGGCCAATCATTGGTCGATGGGACTCgtgaattggaaaaatcaaataaccAGCAGCCATACGTCTACCATTCGCCAACTTCGCCATGGAACGAAAAAATCCCGGCAAACATGAACCTAAGTACCAGTCCTACAGCCATGCCCGGCGTCATGCCCGGTGCCTTGCCCAACGGTAATCCCAACGCATTCCCTAACCCTTATGTGTTTTTCGAAAGCATGTACAAAGGCGGTAGCAACAACACGAATAATGACTCTCCATCGAATTATAAGAAAGACCGCAAGAAGAACAACTCTGCCATCTTGAACCAATTACCCAATGCTGCAAGTGCAAatgtaaatgtaaatgcaaattcaaatgcAACTGCAACTGCAACTGCAACTGCAACTGCAACCGCACATGCCAAGAAGTATCTCCAGATCAATCCATATCTGGAGCTGCCTCCAGATATGGAAAAACCCATTGCCAAGAAAAAGGACTCCTCTTCCAAGAACAAGCAATCTTTAAATCCCAACACAAACGCAAACGCCACCGTGTCTTCCTCGTCCTCCTCAGCTCCTTCACAAACCAGATCGCAATTGTTGGAAGAATTCAGAAACTCCGgcaataataacaactcATACACCTTGACAAGTATCTTGGGCCACACACTGGAATTCTGCAAAGATCAACATGGGTCTCGTTTCATCCAACACCAATTATCCATTGCCTCCCCCTCCGAAAGAGAAGTCATCTTCAACGAACTAAGAGACCATATCTTGGAACTCACAAACGACGTCTTTGGCAATTATGTCATCCAGAAATTCTTCGAATTCGGGTCAGATAAACAAAAGGAAATCCTATTGTcgtttttcaaaaataagaTCCTCAAACTATCCACCCAAATGTACGCCTGTCGTGTCATACAAAAGGCACTCGAGTTTATCAACTTGAACCAAAGAATAGCCTTGGTCATGGAACTTTCCAATAATATCCTCCAAATGATCAAAGATCAAAATGGGAACCATGTGATCCAGAAATCAATAGAAACCATCCCGATCAAATTCTTGCCctttatattaaattctttaattggCCAAATTTATCATCTATCCACTCATGCCTATGGTTGTCGTGTTATTCAAAGATTGTTGAAATTCGGCACTGTGGCTGATCAATCCATCATCTTGGatgaattacaaaattttaTCCTCTACTTGATCCAAGATCAATATGGTAATTATGTCATACAACATATCTTGGAGACAAACCCCATGTCCAAAGATTCATCTAAAGATGCAGATGCAGATGCAGAtgcttcttcttcttccaaAGAAATTTCTCCTGCAACTGATATGGCCACCGTCTCCGACTTATGTCCCAAGATGATTCAAAcaaaacaagaaattatagaaatagTATCAAACAATATAGTAGAATTCTCAAAACACAAGTTTGCCTCCAATGTCGTCGAGAAGGCCATCGTCTACGGCAATGAACCCCAAAGAAAATTGTTGATGTCCAAGATCTTGCCTAAAAACGAATCCGAAGCTTCCAATCTACAAGATAATTCTCCAATGACCTTGATGCTAAGAGATCAATTTGCAAACTATGTAGTACAGAAACTAGTAATTGTATCCAAGGGCAACgacaaaaaattaatcgTCATCTCCATCAGATCCTACCTGGATAAATTGAACAAATCAAATTCATTGGGAAATAGACATTTAGCAAGTGTTGAAAAATTGGCTTCCCTAGTAGAATCTGTAGAAATATAG
- the SOF1 gene encoding rRNA-processing protein SOF1 (similar to Saccharomyces cerevisiae SOF1 (YLL011W); ancestral locus Anc_5.201), whose amino-acid sequence MKIKTIKRSADDYVPIKNTQESQLPRNLNPELHPFERAREYKKALNATKLERMFAQPFIGQLGLGHRDGVYHIAKNYNNLNKLASASADGIIKYWNMSTREEYASFKAHYGLVTGLCVTPVSEKNKQFMLSAGDDKMIKLWSIESDDFADNKNEDDNDNNTSNGLIKTFYSQNAIQGLDHHRIDPTFVTGGPMIELWDSNRSNPISNLSWGADNVTNVKFNQNEHDILASTGSDNSIVLYDLRTNSPTQKIVQTMRTNSLCWNPMEAFNFVTANEDQNSYYYDMRYMSRALNVFKDHVSAVMDVDFSPTGQEIVTGSYDKTIRIYNIKHGHSREIYHTRRMQHVFQVKFSMDSKYIISGSDDGNVRLWRSKAWERSNVKTTREKNKLEYDEKLKERFKHMPEIKRINRHRHLPQVIKKAQEIKKIEIQSIKRRENNERRHRKDMAFVPERKKQIVGTVFKYEERKKNEKKIRF is encoded by the coding sequence ATGAAgattaaaacaattaaaagaagTGCAGATGATTATGTCCCCATTAAAAACACTCAAGAATCTCAACTGCCAAGAAACTTGAATCCAGAATTACATCCTTTTGAAAGAGCAagagaatataaaaaagcCCTAAATGCCACCAAGTTAGAGAGAATGTTTGCTCAACCTTTTATAGGCCAACTTGGCTTGGGTCATAGAGATGGGGTTTATCATATTGCCAAAAATTAtaacaatttaaataaattagctTCAGCTTCAGCTGATGGGATCATCAAATATTGGAATATGTCCACTCGTGAAGAATATGCTTCCTTTAAAGCCCATTACGGTCTTGTCACAGGTCTTTGTGTCACACCTGtttctgaaaaaaataaacaattcaTGTTATCTGCTGGTGATGACAAGATGATTAAATTATGGTCGATTGAAAGTGATGATTTTgctgataataaaaatgaagatgacAATGACAATAATACTTCCAATGGATTGATTAAAACGTTTTATTCTCAAAATGCCATTCAAGGTTTGGATCATCATAGAATAGACCCTACTTTTGTCACTGGTGGTCCCATGATAGAATTATGGGATTCTAATAGATCAAATCCAATATCAAATCTATCTTGGGGGGCTGATAATGTAACAAATGTCAAATTTAATCAAAATGAACATGATATATTAGCAAGTACAGGTAGTGATAATTCCATCGTCCTTTATGATTTAAGAACAAATTCTCCAACACAAAAAATCGTTCAAACAATGAGAACTAATTCTCTTTGTTGGAATCCCATGGAAGCTTTCAATTTTGTTACAGCAAATGAAGACCaaaattcttattattatgatatGAGATATATGTCTCGTGCTTTGAATGTATTCAAAGATCATGTTAGTGCTGTCATGGATGTAGATTTCTCTCCAACAGGTCAAGAAATAGTAACAGGTTCCTATGATAAAACTATTagaatttataatattaaacatGGTCATTCTCGTGAAATTTATCATACAAGAAGAATGCAACATGTTTTCCAAGTCAAATTCTCCATGGATAGTAAATATATCATTTCAGGTTCTGATGATGGGAATGTTAGATTATGGAGATCAAAAGCTTGGGAAAGATCAAATGTAAAGACTACTCGtgaaaagaataaattagaatatgatgaaaaattaaaagaaagatttaaaCATATGCCggaaattaaaagaattaatagaCATAGACATTTACCACAAGTCATTAAAAAGGctcaagaaattaaaaagattgAAATTCAATCTATAAAGAGAagagaaaataatgaaagaCGTCATAGAAAGGATATGGCATTTGTTCCAGAAAGGAAAAAGCAAATTGTGGGGACtgtatttaaatatgaagaaaggaaaaaaaatgagaaaaaaatcagATTCTGA
- the HGH1 gene encoding Hgh1p (similar to Saccharomyces cerevisiae HGH1 (YGR187C); ancestral locus Anc_5.194) — protein sequence MASQLEELVSFLHSPQPAVRQIALDNLVGFSTGPTAKIFKYDNYRAIEDLIELSKEKSKLLVQQSITILANLCDDITIRKLIVKNVKFLEYLSWKICDLNNTGADIMCILLSNLSKEDEVTQLFQFDRESTSKENNKILSKLDREFFKSTKIMDCLMDCFVKGYDRQLNKYANYDYLSYFFADISRFRKGREYFITKQKYDEVIPISKLLVFTEKYDSKTRREGVASTIKNSLFDNEMHMKLLSDQDINLLPFILLPLASGNEDEMKLDDEDMFKLPDELQLLDEEKKRDPEVPIICNHLESILLLSTTKDGREFMRNRSVYPVVRELHKNLSDNDDIDELCNRIVNVLMRGEVTDDKVEELMSRAADDEGESKYDSDEEDDDAIVEVI from the coding sequence ATGGCAAGtcaattagaagaattagTCTCATTTTTACATTCACCTCAACCAGCAGTTCGTCAAATTGCGCTGGATAATTTGGTCGGGTTCAGTACAGGCCCTACTGCAAAGATCTTCAAATATGATAATTATAGAGCCattgaagatttaattgaattgtCAAAGGAAAAATCAAAACTATTAGTCCAACAATCAATCACAATCTTAGCCAATCTTTGTGATGATATAACTATTCGTAAATTGATTGTGAAGAATgttaaatttttggaatatcTTTCTTGGAAGATTTgtgatttaaataatacagGTGCTGATATTATGTGTATTCTTTTAAGTAATTTGAgtaaagaagatgaagttACTCAACTTTTCCAATTTGATAGAGAATCTACAagtaaagaaaataataaaattttatcaaaattagatagagaattttttaaaagtacTAAAATAATGGATTGTTTAATGGATTGTTTTGTGAAAGGTTATGATagacaattaaataaatatgccAATTATGATTACTtgtcttatttttttgccGATATTTCTAGATTTAGAAAAGGTAGAGAATACTTTATTACCAAGCAAAAATACGATGAAGTTATCCcaatatctaaattattagtatttacAGAGAAATATGATTCTAAAACACGTAGAGAAGGGGTTGCCTCCACAATCAagaattcattatttgataatgaaatgcACATGAAACTGTTGAGTGATcaagatattaatttattaccaTTTATCTTATTACCATTGGCAAGTGgtaatgaagatgaaatgaaattagatgatgaagatatgTTTAAATTACCAGatgaattacaattattggACGAAGAAAAGAAGAGAGACCCAGAGGTTCCTATTATTTGTAATCATTTAGAAAGTATCTTGCTATTGAGTACTACAAAAGATGGTAGAGAGTTTATGAGGAACAGATCTGTATATCCGGTTGTTAGAGAATTACATAAAAATCTAAGTGAcaatgatgatattgaCGAGTTGTGTAATAGAATAGTCAATGTATTGATGAGAGGGGAGGTAACTGATGATAAAGTGGAAGAATTGATGTCTAGAGCTGCAGATGATGAAGGAGAATCTAAGTACGATAGTGACGAGGAGGATGACGATGCGATTGTTGAAGTTATATAG
- the TBLA0H02010 gene encoding uncharacterized protein (similar to Saccharomyces cerevisiae YEH1 (YLL012W) and YEH2 (YLR020C); ancestral locus Anc_5.200), with the protein MFLHLLHQISSNIVLFFFLSTLFILSLCHHWFASHTQKASPIIDTPVQGNTSATVARTSLRPESSARSRSRSRSSRSRSRSRSRSRSNSNSNLLSPNCPSPSPSPSPSPFIHHDVVQSLPASDPNTDNPYDELLNMEDSKLVASLDYYYNQYDIQITSLEIETDDGFILDLLHMTSPLVDSTNRKPILLLHGLLQSAGAFASSGKKSLAYYLFISGFDVWLGNNRCGLQKKFNKSKVRNWKQRWNWNLYDMARLDLKALISHILKTTQFPKLTLIGHSQGTTQSFLALINTHQIYKDDNTNFKLIDKIDNFVALAPAIYPGPLLDEKFFVRFMSNAVDSPWLFGESSFMPLMMFMRNWMVGTKLFSFLSYIMFNYLFDWNDTLWDRKLRNRHFLFSPVHISNELMKWWLSPNPKRISFKYGSSRMFPDKKIWFPLKNHLKDANIESTNTIRDSVLDFPRILMFIPKQDRLVDGKRLVDHFTNYESSKIYKIWILDNYSHLDVLWAHDVIEKIGVPLVENLA; encoded by the coding sequence ATGTTCCTCCATCTGCTCCATCAAATATCCTCCAACATCgtcctcttcttctttctaTCGACTCTGTTCATACTGTCACTCTGCCATCATTGGTTTGCCAGTCATACACAAAAGGCTTCTCCGATCATCGACACTCCAGTACAAGGAAACACCAGTGCCACAGTCGCAAGAACATCGCTGCGACCTGAATCTAGTGCCAGATCCAGATCCAGATCCAGATCATCACGGTCAAGATCTAGATCCAGATCCAGATCTAGATCTAACTCAAACTCAAATTTACTATCACCCAATTGCCCTTCGCCCTCCCCCTCACCCTCCCCCTCCCCCTTCATCCATCATGACGTCGTACAATCTCTTCCAGCAAGTGATCCAAATACAGATAATCCATATGAcgaattattaaacatgGAAGATTCCAAACTGGTAGCCTCTTTGGATTACTATTACAACCAATATGATATTCAAATCACTTCTTTGGAAATAGAAACTGACGATGGGTTCATCCTGGATTTACTCCATATGACTTCCCCTCTTGTAGACTCTACAAACAGGAAACCAATCTTACTATTACATGGTCTATTACAAAGCGCCGGCGCATTTGCCTCTTCAGGGAAAAAATCCTTGGcctattatttattcatctCGGGATTCGATGTTTGGTTAGGTAATAATAGATGTGGattgcaaaaaaaatttaataaatcaaaagtCCGAAATTGGAAACAAAGATGGAATTGGAATTTATACGATATGGCAAGACTCGATCTTAAAGCTTTAATCTCCCATATCCTCAAAACAACCCAATTCCCCAAGTTGACCCTCATCGGTCATTCTCAAGGAACTACTCAATCCTTCTTGGCATTGATCAATACTcatcaaatttataaagatgataatactaatttcaaattgattGATAAGATAGATAATTTCGTCGCATTGGCTCCGGCCATTTATCCAGGTCCATTATTGGACGAGAAATTCTTCGTTAGATTCATGTCCAACGCTGTCGATTCCCCCTGGTTATTTGGAGAATCATCATTCATGCCCCTGATGATGTTTATGAGAAATTGGATGGTCGGAACAAAATTATTCTCCTTCTTATCCTACATCATGTTCAATTATCTTTTCGATTGGAATGATACTCTTTGGGATCGCAAGTTAAGAAACAgacattttttattttccccAGTTCACATCTCTAATGAATTGATGAAATGGTGGTTATCACCAAACCCAAAGAGaatttcattcaaataCGGTTCTTCAAGAATGTTTCCTGACAAGAAAATTTGGTTCCCTTTGAAAAACCATTTGAAAGATGCAAATATAGAATCTACAAATACAATACGTGATTCTGTACTAGATTTCCCCAGAATTCTAATGTTTATACCGAAACAAGATCGACTCGTCGATGGGAAACGTCTTGTCGACCATTTCACAAATTACGAGTCTTCAAAGATTTACAAGATTTGGATCCTAGATAATTATTCCCATTTAGACGTCCTTTGGGCTCATGACGTGATTGAGAAAATCGGTGTTCCTCTAGTAGAGAATTTGGCATGA
- the EMC6 gene encoding Emc6p (similar to Saccharomyces cerevisiae YLL014W; ancestral locus Anc_5.195): MSEDMFSQVKSSTNIQINKQRLLYVQDITTLLFGLGSGILQLESLQGFAMFFIGFCFINLLYIGILCKFQPVKYYVNPLQEIFMDNFVRELTGYVMSWTFSYAIVG; the protein is encoded by the coding sequence ATGAGTGAGGATATGTTTTCTCAAGTGAAATCTAGCACAAACATTCAAATCAACAAACAACGATTGTTATACGTTCAAGACATCACGACGTTATTGTTTGGATTGGGATCCGGTATATTACAATTAGAATCGCTTCAAGGGTTTGCAATGTTTTTCATTGGGTTCTGttttatcaatttattGTATATTGGGATATTATGTAAATTCCAACCTGTTAAATATTACGTGAACCCGTTACAGGAGATTTTCATGGATAATTTTGTTCGTGAACTAACAGGGTATGTGATGTCGTGGACATTTAGTTATGCCATTGTTGGATGA
- the TBLA0H01990 gene encoding HAD family hydrolase (similar to Saccharomyces cerevisiae PSR1 (YLL010C) and PSR2 (YLR019W); ancestral locus Anc_5.202) has protein sequence MGLASSLFCCNSNNNNTSNTANSINTQQKITNNSYQNTKQDKDLHNTQSNNFIRNNKKNKNNSIDTKRKNNSSSSISYSKPNTINDKTNKANKYSNQKTIINEHLSEDKKNNKLESQDRTTTTKNCSTIHLEESRTTSLQPSDSELGSDSDSLTSSLGGLNYQKTDLSKPISQIVTTTTTIPDSIVDNPQIIGQSHIDSPSLKDFPSSKDSPSSKDSPSKMISNSNKNINTNLTNQENIPDTLTGSSRHNTSTSNITFQSKQNSSTQLRNTTTKNKLANSNVNISTMTPNITGNTNTPNNTSLISTTTIKSSTSTPKTSGSNLNATNDSSNNIADSNRSTTAPTTTSTTENATGSSTLNASDNIELTTMVHDGSESESTSDSSSSESGIYSNRQNQNIITDTNSNINMNDNRENNDNDQPSKDGNNNSNLYYEGDIEESITDLNNPLINNNPQITEINEDADQIMIDSDTIEDEFNPYLDETQQQQQFVDLTVLQPQQYHAMGFNTLLPPQNQIFSGKKCLILDLDETLVHSSFKYLTSADFVIPVDIDEQIHNVYVIKRPGVDQFLETVSKIFEVVVFTASVSRYGDPLLDVLDKHRCIHHRLFREACYDYEGNYIKNLSQIGRPLSELIILDNSPASYIFHPQHAIPISSWFSDTHDNELLDILPLLQDLAEENIPDIRNILNVTI, from the coding sequence atgggACTAGCgtcttcattattttgctgcaattcaaataacaacaatacTTCCAACACTGCTAATTCCATTAACACACAACAGAAGAttactaataattcttATCAAAACACTAAACAAGATAAAGATCTTCATAATACTCAGTctaacaattttattagaaataataagaaGAATAAGAACAATAGCATAGATACgaagagaaaaaataattcatctagTAGTATCTCTTATTCTAAGCCAAACACTATAAACGATAAAACTAATAAAGctaataaatattccaatcaaaaaactattattaacGAACATCTTAGCGAGgataaaaagaataataaactaGAATCGCAAGATCGAACCACAACTACGAAAAATTGTAGTACTATTCATCTTGAAGAATCAAGAACTACCTCTTTACAGCCATCAGACTCAGAATTAGGTTCAGATTCAGATTCACTTACTTCTTCCTTAGGAGGTCtcaattatcaaaaaacAGATCTATCAAAACCTATATCTCAAATTGTTACTACCACAACAACTATTCCCGATTCAATAGTAGATAATCCACAAATAATAGGACAATCTCATATAGATTCTCCCTCCTTAAAAGATTTTCCTTCATCTAAGGATTCCCCATCATCCAAAGATTCTCCTTCCAAAATGATCTCAAactcaaataaaaatattaatactaaCTTAACAAATCAAGAAAACATACCAGATACTTTAACAGGTTCCAGTAGGCATAATACATCTACTAGCAATATTACATTCCaatcaaaacaaaattcTTCCACTCAATTAAGAAATACGACGACCAAGAATAAATTAGCTAATAGTAATGTTAATATTAGTACTATGACACCAAATATAACTggaaatacaaatacacCAAATAATACCAGCCTTATTTCAACAACTACAATAAAATCTTCTACTTCTACACCAAAAACAAGTGgttcaaatttaaatgcaACTAATGATtctagtaataatattgctGATAGCAATAGATCAACTACTGCtccaacaacaacaagTACCACAGAAAATGCCACTGGTTCTAGTACTTTAAATGCTTCTGATAATATAGAGTTAACAACAATGGTTCACGATGGATCAGAATCAGAATCAACTTCAGATTCCTCCAGTTCGGAATCTGGCATATATTCTAATAGGCAAAATCAGAATATTATAACAGATACAAactcaaatataaatatgaatgataatagagaaaataatgataatgatcaGCCTTCAAAAGACGGCAAcaataattccaatttaTATTACGAAGGagatattgaagaatcaATAACTGATTTGAATAAtccattaataaataataatcctCAAATTACagaaattaatgaagatgctgatcaaataatgattgaTAGTGATAcaattgaagatgaattcAATCCATATTTGGATGAGacacaacaacaacaacaatttgTGGATTTAACAGTTTTACAACCACAACAATACCATGCGATGGGGTTTAATACTTTACTACCACCACAAAACCAAATATTCTCAGGTAAAAaatgtttaattttagatttAGATGAAACTTTAGTtcattcttcttttaaatatttaacatCTGCTGATTTTGTTATACCTGTTGATATTGATGAACAAATTCATAATGTTTATGTGATTAAAAGACCTGGGGTTGATCAATTTCTAGAAACTGTTAGTAAGATTTTTGAAGTTGTTGTATTTACTGCAAGTGTATCACGATATGGAGATCCTTTATTGGATGTATTAGATAAACATCGTTGTATACATCATCGATTATTTAGAGAAGCATGTTATGATTATGAGGgaaattatatcaaaaatCTATCACAAATAGGCAGACCATTATCagaattgattattttggATAATTCTCCAGcttcatatatttttcatccACAACATGCCATACCAATATCTTCGTGGTTTTCAGATACTcatgataatgaattattggaTATTTTACCATTATTGCAAGATTTAGctgaagaaaatatacCAGATATCCGAAATATCTTAAATGTAACAATATAG
- the MCM21 gene encoding Mcm21p (similar to Saccharomyces cerevisiae MCM21 (YDR318W); ancestral locus Anc_5.349) — translation MSEVSELEKSIQLLNEEIKLLAKQENVLKKKFEYDSEIKANSKYKKPNFPNFIPELQNVLTSNSNHNFDESKSNLNSDNNQLYSNDNEARIRKQKLRSIPGQLTLEHKLFDDEISRLLSPEVVSLPSQRRKRMKLERPNLHIREILKNFVILEIVYRMVGITFFPVVDPTDLEFLDTKKLLSIRREMLGIRLEIYNDLISSFEKPHYILLKQSEKSKIWSIFKYTIPNYIDIHSLFLKINNGIITTDSDIFLFAKDVYSALSSISKKIQYFKKLENLKVFENLNIDLIGIQISFLFKSIYNIRISLKEWDIITCTIESTESYINKETRTFYRKWEIQFQGPIKKLVSKLEQFRQSITEE, via the exons ATGTCTGAAGTCTCTGAGTTGGAGAAGTCTATTCAATTGTTAAATGAGGAAA TTAAATTGTTAGcaaaacaagaaaatgtattaaagaaaaaatttgaatatgaTAGTGAAATAAAAgctaattcaaaatataaaaaacctaattttccaaatttcaTTCCTGAGTTACAAAATGTATTGACCTCAAATTCTAACCACAATTTTGATGAGAGTAAATCTAATCTCAATAGTgataataatcaattatattcaaatgataaCGAAGCTAGGATAAGAAAGCAGAAATTGAGGTCGATTCCAGGACAACTAACATTAGAACATAAACTgtttgatgatgaaatatCAAGACTTTTAAGTCCTGAAGTTGTATCCTTACCATCTCAACGACGTAAAAGAATGAAATTAGAAAGACCTAATTTGCATATTAGAGAAATTCTCAAgaattttgttattttagaaattgtTTATAGAATGGTGGGTATAACCTTCTTCCCTGTTGTAGATCCCACTGATTTGGAATTTCTTGATACTAAAAAGTTGTTAAGTATCAGAAGAGAAATGCTAGGCATAAGGcttgaaatttataatgatttgatttCTAGTTTTGAAAAGCCACATTATATATTACTGAAACAATCTGAAAAATCCAAAATATGGtctatatttaaatatacaaTACCGAATTACATCGATATccattctttatttttgaaaatcaatAATGGGATAATTACGACAGATtcagatatatttttatttgctaAAGATGTATATTCAGCCTTGTCCTCTATTagcaaaaaaattcaatattttaagaagttggaaaatttgaaagtatttgagaatttgaatattgatCTTATTGGAATTCAGATATcatttcttttcaaaagtATTTACAATATAAGGATATCTTTGAAAGAATGGGATATTATTACCTGCACAATTGAATCTACAGAGtcatatattaataaagaaacaaGAACCTTTTATAGAAAATGGGAAATACAATTTCAGGGACCtatcaaaaaattagtaTCAAAATTGGAACAATTCAGACAATCTATTACAGAAGAGTAA